The following coding sequences lie in one Paracidovorax avenae genomic window:
- a CDS encoding transporter substrate-binding domain-containing protein, whose translation MQRTSVATLIATAALAAASFLQAAHAGPRLDRIMDTKVLRVGTPGDYRPFAIKADGGYAGHDIDVVEAMAKELGVKVEYVPTTWPNLMKDIQADRFDVAVGGITRNVTRIRQIEMLPGYAPFGKVALVRTTDKDRFRTLADLNRPGVRVIKNPGGTNETFVLENLKAAEVSTHDKNAEIPALIAEGKGDVMITETYEALYYAKADPRLHAAFVAAPLTPQNTLGFMLPKDDADYSRVMEFVWGLMEARGQLKQAADKWLK comes from the coding sequence ATGCAGCGCACGTCCGTCGCCACCCTCATCGCCACCGCCGCCCTGGCGGCCGCCAGCTTCCTGCAAGCCGCCCATGCCGGGCCCCGGCTCGACCGGATCATGGACACCAAGGTGCTGCGCGTCGGCACGCCCGGCGACTACCGGCCCTTCGCCATCAAGGCCGATGGCGGCTATGCCGGCCACGACATCGATGTGGTCGAGGCCATGGCGAAGGAACTGGGCGTGAAGGTCGAATACGTGCCCACGACCTGGCCCAACCTGATGAAGGACATCCAGGCCGACAGGTTCGACGTGGCCGTGGGCGGCATCACGCGCAACGTCACGCGCATCCGCCAGATCGAAATGCTGCCGGGCTACGCGCCGTTCGGCAAGGTGGCGCTGGTGCGGACCACCGACAAGGACAGGTTCCGGACCCTGGCCGATCTGAACCGGCCGGGCGTGCGCGTCATCAAGAACCCGGGTGGCACCAATGAAACCTTCGTGCTGGAGAACCTCAAGGCGGCCGAGGTCAGCACGCACGACAAGAACGCCGAGATCCCTGCGCTCATCGCCGAGGGCAAGGGCGACGTGATGATCACCGAGACGTACGAGGCCCTGTACTACGCCAAGGCCGACCCGCGCCTCCATGCGGCTTTCGTCGCCGCGCCGCTCACGCCGCAGAACACCCTGGGGTTCATGCTGCCCAAGGACGACGCGGACTACTCGCGCGTGATGGAGTTCGTCTGGGGCCTGATGGAAGCCCGCGGCCAGCTCAAGCAGGCGGCCGACAAGTGGCTCAAGTGA
- the pgeF gene encoding peptidoglycan editing factor PgeF, with translation MPGADALPPAAASLPDGWLRPDWPAPGHVHAVCTARPGGVSRDAWAALNLGDHVGDDPDAVRANRQYLRARLADLGGGPAVAPIFLRQVHGTAVADLDRGVPDGTEADACIARLPGRACTIMGADCLPVLLTDRQGCAVAAAHAGWRGLAGGVLEQALARLDADGGVLAWLGPCIGPTAFEVGEEVREAFCAQDAGAGTLFSPQGGGKYLADLPGLARRRLGALGVAGVWGNDGGDGWCTVRQASRFFSHRASVQRFGSTGGRFAACIWLGSRGG, from the coding sequence ATGCCGGGGGCTGACGCGTTGCCGCCCGCAGCGGCTTCCCTGCCGGACGGCTGGTTGCGGCCCGACTGGCCCGCGCCCGGCCACGTGCATGCGGTCTGCACGGCACGGCCGGGCGGCGTGAGCCGGGACGCCTGGGCCGCGTTGAACCTGGGCGACCACGTCGGCGACGATCCGGATGCCGTCCGGGCCAACCGGCAGTACCTGCGAGCCCGTCTGGCGGACCTCGGTGGCGGGCCCGCGGTGGCGCCCATCTTCCTGCGGCAGGTGCATGGAACGGCGGTGGCGGACCTGGACCGCGGCGTGCCGGACGGCACGGAGGCCGACGCCTGCATCGCCCGCCTGCCGGGCCGGGCGTGCACCATCATGGGCGCGGACTGCCTGCCCGTGCTGCTGACCGACCGCCAGGGTTGCGCCGTGGCGGCGGCGCATGCCGGCTGGCGCGGCCTGGCCGGCGGGGTGCTGGAACAGGCGCTCGCGCGCCTGGATGCGGACGGCGGCGTGCTGGCCTGGCTGGGCCCGTGCATCGGTCCGACCGCCTTCGAGGTGGGCGAGGAGGTGCGGGAAGCGTTCTGCGCACAGGATGCCGGAGCAGGCACGCTTTTCTCCCCGCAGGGCGGGGGCAAGTACCTGGCCGACCTGCCCGGACTGGCGCGGCGGCGGCTCGGTGCGCTGGGCGTGGCGGGCGTGTGGGGCAACGACGGGGGCGACGGCTGGTGCACCGTGCGCCAGGCCTCACGGTTCTTTTCGCACCGCGCCTCCGTGCAGCGGTTCGGCAGCACCGGCGGGCGTTTCGCCGCATGCATCTGGCTCGGATCGCGCGGTGGCTGA
- a CDS encoding NUDIX hydrolase, which produces MTTRRPIKHCRECGAAVEYRVPDDGDTKLRAVCPACHTIHYENPLNVVGTVPALGDKVLLCKRNIEPRWGKWTLPAGFMELNETTAEGAARETDEEAGAQITMGPLFSVLNVPRVGQVHLFYLARLESDQFAPGYETIEARLFAEDEIPWDEIAFRTVKVTLEKYFADRRSGAFGMHCVDID; this is translated from the coding sequence ATGACCACCCGCAGGCCGATCAAGCACTGCCGTGAATGCGGGGCCGCCGTGGAGTACCGCGTGCCCGACGACGGCGACACCAAGCTGCGCGCCGTCTGCCCGGCTTGCCACACCATCCACTATGAAAACCCGCTCAACGTGGTCGGCACGGTGCCCGCGCTGGGGGACAAGGTGCTGCTGTGCAAGCGCAACATCGAGCCCCGCTGGGGCAAGTGGACGCTGCCGGCGGGCTTCATGGAGCTGAACGAGACCACCGCCGAGGGCGCGGCCCGCGAAACCGACGAGGAGGCCGGCGCGCAGATCACCATGGGCCCGCTCTTTTCCGTGCTGAATGTGCCGCGCGTGGGGCAGGTGCACCTGTTCTATCTGGCCCGCCTGGAGAGCGACCAGTTCGCCCCCGGCTACGAGACCATCGAGGCCCGGCTTTTCGCGGAAGACGAGATCCCCTGGGACGAGATCGCCTTCCGCACGGTCAAGGTGACGCTCGAGAAATACTTCGCCGACCGCCGCTCGGGCGCTTTCGGCATGCATTGCGTCGATATCGATTGA
- a CDS encoding acetyl-CoA C-acetyltransferase, which yields MEDIVIVSAVRTAVGKFGGALAKTPATELGAIVIKEALARANVPLDQVGEVIMGQVLTAGVGQNPARQAMMKAGVAKETPALTINAVCGSGLKAVMLAAQAVATGDSEIVVAGGQENMSLAPHVLNGSREGQRMGDWKMTDSMIVDGLWDVYNQYHMGITAENVARQEGISREQQDALALGSQQKAAAAQDAGRFKDEIVGVSLPQKKGDPIVFEADEYLNRKTNAEALAGLRPAFDKAGTVTAGNASGLNDGAAAVVVMSAKKAAALGLKPLARIAAYATSGLDPATMGLGPVPATRKVLQRAGWTAADVDLFELNEAFAAQACAVNQQLGIDPAKVNVNGGAIAIGHPIGASGCRVLVTLLHELQRRGARKGVAALCIGGGMGVSLAVERI from the coding sequence ATGGAAGACATCGTCATCGTTTCGGCCGTCCGCACGGCCGTGGGCAAGTTCGGCGGCGCGCTCGCCAAGACCCCGGCCACCGAGCTGGGCGCCATCGTGATCAAGGAGGCGCTGGCCCGTGCCAACGTGCCGCTGGACCAGGTGGGTGAAGTGATCATGGGGCAGGTGCTCACGGCAGGCGTGGGCCAGAATCCCGCGCGCCAGGCCATGATGAAGGCCGGCGTGGCCAAGGAAACGCCGGCGCTGACCATCAACGCCGTCTGCGGTTCCGGCCTCAAGGCCGTGATGCTCGCGGCCCAGGCCGTGGCCACGGGCGACAGCGAGATCGTGGTCGCGGGCGGCCAGGAGAACATGAGCCTCGCGCCCCACGTGCTCAACGGCTCGCGCGAGGGCCAGCGCATGGGCGACTGGAAGATGACCGACTCGATGATCGTGGACGGCCTGTGGGACGTGTACAACCAGTACCACATGGGCATCACCGCCGAGAACGTCGCCAGGCAGGAAGGCATTTCCCGCGAGCAACAGGACGCGCTCGCCCTCGGCAGCCAGCAGAAGGCCGCCGCTGCGCAGGACGCGGGCCGCTTCAAGGACGAGATCGTCGGCGTGAGCCTGCCCCAGAAGAAGGGCGACCCCATCGTCTTCGAGGCCGACGAGTACCTCAATCGCAAGACCAATGCCGAGGCGCTGGCGGGCCTGCGCCCGGCCTTCGACAAGGCCGGCACCGTGACGGCCGGCAACGCGTCGGGCCTCAACGACGGCGCGGCCGCCGTGGTGGTGATGAGCGCGAAGAAGGCTGCGGCCCTGGGGCTCAAGCCGCTGGCGCGCATCGCCGCCTACGCCACGAGCGGCCTCGATCCCGCCACCATGGGCCTGGGCCCCGTGCCCGCGACGCGCAAGGTGCTGCAGCGCGCCGGCTGGACCGCGGCCGACGTGGACCTGTTCGAGCTGAACGAAGCCTTCGCCGCGCAGGCCTGCGCCGTCAACCAGCAGCTGGGCATCGATCCCGCCAAGGTGAATGTGAATGGCGGCGCGATCGCCATCGGCCACCCGATCGGCGCCTCGGGCTGCCGCGTGCTGGTGACCCTGCTGCACGAACTGCAGCGCCGCGGCGCCCGCAAGGGCGTGGCTGCGCTGTGCATCGGGGGGGGCATGGGCGTCTCGCTCGCGGTGGAGCGGATCTGA
- a CDS encoding helix-turn-helix domain-containing protein: MPDTAAWVDLHDDDAGPLVVGRAGTQENHDTAPHSHCRGQLIGCARGVLSVGAETGQWVVPARHAIWLPPARPHSARMHGSFTGWSLYVAGPACQSLPDSPCTVAVSPLLWEAALRCAERATALPDPAQDRLAAVILDELHHMVPRPLGLPMPNDARLLRIAGALLADPARRRSLQAWADWAGLSSRSLSRRFVAETSLNFTAWTQRVRLLRSLEWLADGLPVTQVALELGYDSVSAFIALFKRELGRTPAAYFGRQAPPAGRRGPKLT, from the coding sequence ATGCCCGACACTGCTGCATGGGTCGACCTGCACGACGACGACGCCGGCCCGCTGGTGGTCGGCCGCGCCGGTACGCAGGAAAACCACGATACCGCCCCGCACAGCCACTGCCGCGGCCAGTTGATCGGCTGCGCGCGCGGCGTGCTCAGCGTGGGTGCCGAGACCGGCCAATGGGTGGTTCCGGCGCGGCATGCGATCTGGCTGCCGCCGGCCCGGCCGCATTCCGCACGCATGCATGGCTCCTTCACCGGCTGGTCGCTGTACGTGGCGGGCCCCGCCTGCCAAAGCCTGCCGGATTCCCCATGCACCGTGGCGGTCAGCCCGCTGCTGTGGGAGGCCGCGCTGCGCTGCGCCGAGCGCGCCACCGCCCTGCCCGACCCGGCTCAGGATCGGCTGGCGGCCGTCATCCTCGATGAGCTGCACCACATGGTGCCGAGGCCGCTCGGCCTGCCCATGCCGAACGACGCACGCCTGCTGCGCATCGCGGGCGCGCTGCTGGCGGACCCGGCGCGGCGCCGCAGCCTGCAGGCATGGGCCGACTGGGCCGGACTGTCGAGCCGCAGCCTCAGCCGGCGCTTCGTGGCCGAAACCAGCCTGAACTTCACGGCCTGGACACAGCGCGTGCGGCTGCTGCGATCGCTCGAGTGGCTGGCCGACGGCCTTCCGGTGACGCAGGTGGCACTGGAGCTGGGCTACGACAGCGTGAGCGCCTTCATTGCCCTCTTCAAGCGCGAACTGGGGCGCACGCCGGCAGCTTACTTCGGGCGGCAGGCGCCGCCTGCCGGGCGCAGGGGCCCGAAGCTCACTTGA
- a CDS encoding MSMEG_1061 family FMN-dependent PPOX-type flavoprotein, with amino-acid sequence MTSRSDSLAPDGAPAIDLDALYDAPSDAITRGVLPVLTPFHVEYLRVATFFCLATAGGDGLDASPRGGPPGFVHALDERTVAFADWPGNNRIASLRNLGEDARVAMLFLFPGLDIFLRINGRARLSLAPDLLARLGEHGKSPKLGVVVAIDETLFHCGKAVHRAQLWAPESRLDRRDLPTPGRMKAAVLGWSEAQASDADAHYAHAVRHGLY; translated from the coding sequence ATGACCTCCCGCTCCGATTCCCTCGCGCCGGATGGCGCTCCCGCCATCGACCTGGACGCACTCTACGACGCTCCCTCCGACGCCATTACCCGGGGCGTGCTGCCGGTGCTGACGCCCTTCCACGTCGAGTACCTGCGTGTCGCCACTTTCTTCTGCCTGGCGACGGCAGGAGGCGATGGGCTGGATGCATCGCCCCGTGGCGGGCCGCCCGGCTTCGTGCATGCGCTCGATGAGCGCACGGTGGCCTTCGCCGACTGGCCGGGCAACAACCGCATCGCCTCGCTGCGCAACCTGGGCGAGGATGCGCGGGTGGCCATGCTGTTTCTGTTCCCGGGGCTGGACATCTTCCTGCGCATCAACGGACGCGCGCGGCTGTCGCTGGCGCCGGATCTGCTGGCACGGCTCGGGGAGCACGGCAAAAGTCCCAAGCTGGGCGTGGTCGTCGCGATCGACGAGACGTTGTTCCACTGCGGCAAGGCCGTCCACCGGGCGCAGTTGTGGGCGCCTGAGTCCCGTCTGGACCGGCGCGATTTGCCCACGCCCGGACGCATGAAGGCCGCGGTGCTGGGATGGAGCGAGGCCCAGGCCTCGGATGCGGATGCGCATTACGCGCACGCCGTGCGCCATGGCCTGTACTGA
- the maiA gene encoding maleylacetoacetate isomerase — protein MKLFNYFRSSASYRVRIALALKGLPYEYVPVHLVRAEHRAPGYADRVGDALVPALELDDGSTLVQSMAIIEYLDETHPQPPLLPGDAPGRAHVRALAQMVACEIHPVNNLRVLKYLTQTLGHDESEKTAWYRHWARGGLEAFERQLGLLARAREAAGLPPSRLCWGDAPTLADCCLVPQIFNAQRFEVDLAGLPRTMAAWEAASALPAFQAAHPSACPDAGG, from the coding sequence ATGAAGCTGTTCAACTATTTCCGCTCTTCGGCGTCCTACCGGGTGCGCATCGCCCTGGCGCTGAAGGGGCTGCCCTACGAATACGTGCCGGTGCACCTGGTGCGCGCGGAACACCGCGCGCCCGGCTACGCGGACCGCGTCGGGGATGCGCTGGTGCCGGCGCTGGAACTGGACGACGGCAGCACGCTCGTGCAGTCGATGGCGATCATCGAATACCTGGACGAAACGCATCCGCAGCCGCCGCTGCTGCCCGGCGACGCGCCCGGCCGGGCCCACGTGCGGGCACTGGCCCAGATGGTGGCCTGCGAGATCCACCCGGTCAACAACCTGAGGGTGCTCAAGTACCTGACCCAGACGCTGGGCCACGACGAATCGGAGAAGACCGCCTGGTATCGCCACTGGGCGCGCGGCGGCCTGGAGGCGTTCGAGCGGCAGCTCGGCCTGCTGGCCCGTGCCAGGGAGGCGGCGGGCCTGCCGCCATCACGGCTGTGCTGGGGCGATGCCCCGACGCTCGCCGACTGCTGCCTGGTGCCGCAGATCTTCAACGCGCAGCGCTTCGAGGTCGATCTGGCCGGGCTGCCGCGCACCATGGCGGCCTGGGAGGCCGCGTCCGCGCTGCCGGCGTTCCAGGCAGCCCATCCTTCCGCATGCCCCGATGCCGGGGGCTGA
- the phaC gene encoding class I poly(R)-hydroxyalkanoic acid synthase has translation MDFDAGWAGSTRQIQQKLSESWMQALEAFRQAGGPAAPGAASTQARPAIAFSPDKLADVQQQYLKEASELWSQALQPAAMKDRRFSAPAWAESPMAAFAAASYLLNARTLMGLADAVETDPKTRARIRFGVEQWMAAMAPSNFLVFNPEAQKKAIDSQGESLAKGIANLLHDMRQGHVSMTDESVFEVGRNVATTEGAVVYENALFQLIEYKPLTPRVHQRPLLVVPPCINKFYILDLQPENSLIRHAVSEGHRTFVVSWRNPDQSLANATWDDYIEDAVLCAIDTVREIAGSDQINALGFCVGGTMLATGLAVLAARGEEPVASATFLTTFIDFAETGILDVFIDESFVHFRELQMGQGGLMKGQDLASTFSFLRPNDLVWTYVVGNYLKGETPPPFDLLYWNSDSTNLPGPFYAWYLRNLYLENNLRKPGRLTVCGEPIDLNLVDLPVYIYGSREDHIVPVDAAYASTQVLPGEKRFVMGASGHIAGVINPPAKKKRSHWVREDGVLPATLPEWLDGATELPGSWWSDWAAWLRGHAGPLVAAPKRYGKGARFQAIEPAPGRYVRERA, from the coding sequence ATGGATTTTGACGCAGGCTGGGCCGGCAGTACCCGGCAGATCCAGCAGAAACTGAGCGAAAGCTGGATGCAGGCGCTGGAAGCCTTCCGGCAGGCCGGCGGCCCTGCCGCTCCCGGCGCTGCTTCCACGCAGGCTCGCCCGGCCATCGCCTTTTCCCCGGACAAGCTGGCCGATGTGCAGCAGCAGTACCTGAAGGAAGCGTCGGAGCTCTGGAGCCAGGCGCTGCAGCCGGCTGCCATGAAAGACCGGCGCTTCAGCGCTCCCGCCTGGGCCGAGAGCCCCATGGCGGCCTTCGCCGCCGCGTCCTACCTGCTCAATGCCCGCACCCTGATGGGACTGGCCGATGCGGTGGAGACCGACCCCAAGACGCGCGCGCGCATCCGCTTCGGCGTGGAGCAGTGGATGGCCGCCATGGCGCCCAGCAATTTCCTCGTCTTCAACCCCGAGGCGCAGAAGAAGGCCATCGATTCCCAGGGCGAGAGCCTGGCCAAGGGCATCGCCAATCTGCTGCACGACATGCGGCAGGGCCATGTGTCCATGACCGATGAAAGTGTCTTCGAGGTGGGCCGCAACGTGGCCACCACCGAGGGCGCCGTGGTGTACGAGAACGCGCTCTTCCAGCTCATCGAATACAAGCCGCTCACGCCCAGGGTGCACCAGCGCCCGTTGCTGGTGGTGCCGCCCTGCATCAACAAGTTCTACATCCTCGACCTGCAGCCCGAGAATTCGCTCATCCGGCATGCGGTGTCCGAGGGGCACCGCACTTTCGTGGTGAGCTGGCGCAACCCGGACCAGTCCCTGGCGAACGCCACCTGGGACGATTACATCGAGGACGCGGTGCTCTGCGCCATCGACACCGTCCGCGAGATCGCCGGCAGCGACCAGATCAACGCGCTCGGCTTCTGCGTGGGCGGCACGATGCTGGCCACCGGCCTGGCCGTGCTGGCCGCCCGGGGCGAGGAGCCCGTGGCCAGCGCCACCTTTCTCACCACGTTCATCGATTTCGCCGAAACCGGCATCCTCGATGTCTTCATCGACGAGAGCTTCGTGCATTTCCGCGAACTGCAGATGGGGCAGGGCGGCCTGATGAAGGGGCAGGACCTCGCCTCCACGTTCAGCTTCCTGCGGCCCAACGACCTCGTCTGGACCTACGTGGTGGGCAACTACCTGAAGGGCGAGACGCCGCCTCCCTTCGACCTGCTCTACTGGAACAGCGATTCGACCAACCTGCCCGGGCCGTTCTACGCCTGGTACCTGCGCAACCTCTACCTCGAGAACAACCTCCGCAAGCCCGGCCGCCTGACCGTGTGCGGCGAGCCGATCGACCTGAACCTCGTGGACCTGCCTGTGTACATCTACGGATCGCGCGAGGACCATATCGTCCCCGTCGATGCCGCTTACGCATCCACCCAGGTGCTGCCTGGCGAGAAGCGCTTCGTGATGGGGGCGTCCGGCCACATCGCGGGCGTCATCAATCCGCCCGCCAAGAAGAAGCGCAGCCACTGGGTCCGCGAGGACGGCGTCCTGCCCGCCACGCTGCCCGAATGGCTGGACGGCGCGACGGAGCTCCCCGGCAGCTGGTGGTCCGACTGGGCTGCCTGGCTGCGCGGCCATGCCGGCCCGCTTGTGGCCGCGCCCAAGCGCTACGGCAAGGGCGCGCGGTTCCAGGCCATCGAGCCGGCGCCGGGACGCTATGTGCGCGAGCGGGCCTGA
- a CDS encoding fumarylacetoacetate hydrolase family protein, producing the protein MNYVIPPAPIPSVPVAGTADRFPVHRIYCVGRNYEEHAKEMGFTGREPPFFFLKPADAIVAVEAGETGRMPYPTLTANLHHEIELVVAIGRGGRDIRAADALQHIFGYAIGLDMTRRDLQNDMKKQGRPWCIGKGFEHSAPIGPITPAAQAGDVSRAPIWLQVNGADRQRSTVAQLIWNIAETIEHLSAAWELQPGDLIFTGTPEGVGAVVRGDVLEGGVDGLGTLRVEIA; encoded by the coding sequence ATGAACTACGTGATTCCTCCTGCGCCCATTCCCAGCGTGCCCGTGGCGGGCACCGCAGACCGCTTTCCGGTGCACCGCATCTACTGCGTCGGCCGCAACTACGAGGAGCACGCCAAGGAAATGGGCTTCACCGGCCGGGAGCCGCCCTTCTTCTTCCTCAAGCCGGCGGACGCCATCGTCGCGGTGGAAGCGGGCGAAACGGGCCGCATGCCCTACCCCACCCTGACGGCCAACCTGCACCACGAGATCGAGCTGGTTGTCGCCATCGGCCGCGGCGGCCGCGACATCCGCGCGGCCGATGCGTTGCAGCACATCTTCGGCTACGCCATCGGCCTGGACATGACCCGCCGGGACCTGCAGAACGACATGAAGAAGCAGGGACGCCCCTGGTGCATCGGCAAGGGTTTCGAGCACAGCGCGCCGATCGGCCCGATCACGCCGGCCGCGCAGGCGGGCGACGTGTCCAGGGCCCCCATCTGGCTGCAGGTGAACGGTGCCGACCGGCAGCGCAGCACGGTCGCGCAGCTGATCTGGAACATCGCCGAGACGATCGAGCACCTGTCCGCGGCCTGGGAGCTGCAGCCCGGCGACCTCATCTTCACCGGCACGCCCGAGGGTGTGGGCGCGGTGGTGCGCGGCGACGTGCTGGAAGGCGGCGTGGACGGACTGGGCACCCTGCGCGTGGAAATCGCCTGA
- a CDS encoding leucine-rich repeat-containing protein kinase family protein, translating into MTDDLQRLRAGDLAGVRTLRIAADLEHFPREVFDLADTLEVLDLSGNRLSALPADLHRLHRLKVFFASSNRFSELPTALGDCPQLEMVGFKANRIADVPARALPARLRWLILTDNAITALPDALGDRPRLQKLMLAGNLLRTLPDTLRQCGSLELLRVAANRIDHLPDWLAGLPRLAWLAIGGNAFNEAAEELARGSQAAGHVDWSCLQLGELLGEGASGRIMAGRLESATGMREVAVKLFKGEVTSDGWPLTEMAASLAAGRHPRLIPVLGRLDGHPTGAQGLVMERVSAQYRTLAGPPGFESCTRDVYPAGLRLPASVALRIAADVASALAHLHGRGLVHGDLYAHNLLWRPDAPAGQAAGLLGDFGAAAFAPPGALGDALRHMDVRAFGVLLAELCAHADGPLPDGSAPALAAACLHEDPVARPGADALAARTAQWAPG; encoded by the coding sequence ATGACCGATGACCTGCAGCGCCTGCGCGCTGGCGACCTCGCGGGTGTGCGCACGCTGCGCATCGCCGCCGACCTGGAGCACTTTCCACGCGAGGTCTTCGACCTGGCCGATACGCTGGAGGTGCTGGACCTCTCCGGCAACCGCCTTTCGGCACTGCCCGCCGACCTGCATCGGCTGCACCGGCTGAAGGTGTTCTTCGCTTCGTCCAACCGCTTCAGCGAACTGCCCACCGCACTGGGCGACTGCCCGCAACTGGAGATGGTGGGCTTCAAGGCCAACCGCATCGCCGACGTGCCGGCCCGGGCGCTGCCTGCTCGGCTGCGCTGGCTGATCCTGACCGACAACGCCATCACGGCGCTGCCCGATGCCCTCGGGGACCGGCCCCGCCTGCAGAAGCTGATGCTGGCCGGCAACCTGCTGCGCACCCTGCCGGATACGCTGCGGCAGTGCGGGTCGCTGGAACTGCTGCGCGTCGCCGCCAACCGGATCGACCACCTGCCGGACTGGCTGGCCGGCCTGCCCCGGCTGGCCTGGCTGGCCATCGGCGGCAATGCGTTCAACGAAGCCGCCGAGGAACTCGCGCGCGGCAGCCAGGCCGCCGGCCACGTGGACTGGAGCTGCCTGCAGCTGGGCGAATTGCTGGGAGAAGGCGCCTCCGGCCGCATCATGGCGGGCAGGCTGGAGAGCGCCACCGGCATGCGGGAGGTGGCCGTCAAGCTGTTCAAGGGCGAGGTCACGAGCGATGGCTGGCCGCTGACGGAGATGGCGGCCAGCCTGGCCGCCGGGCGGCATCCGCGGCTGATCCCGGTGCTGGGGCGGCTCGACGGCCATCCGACCGGCGCGCAGGGCCTGGTGATGGAGCGCGTCTCCGCGCAATACCGCACGCTGGCCGGCCCGCCCGGCTTCGAGAGCTGCACACGCGATGTCTATCCGGCCGGCCTGCGGCTGCCGGCCTCCGTGGCACTGCGCATCGCGGCGGATGTGGCCTCCGCGCTCGCGCACCTGCATGGCCGGGGGCTGGTGCACGGCGACCTGTACGCGCACAACCTGCTGTGGCGCCCGGATGCACCTGCCGGCCAGGCGGCCGGCCTGCTGGGGGACTTCGGCGCCGCCGCTTTCGCGCCCCCCGGAGCGCTGGGCGATGCGCTGCGCCATATGGACGTGCGCGCCTTCGGCGTGCTGCTGGCCGAACTGTGCGCCCATGCCGACGGACCGTTGCCCGACGGCAGCGCTCCCGCGCTGGCGGCAGCCTGCCTGCACGAAGACCCTGTCGCCCGGCCCGGTGCCGACGCACTGGCCGCACGCACGGCGCAGTGGGCGCCGGGCTGA